From a region of the Haloferax volcanii DS2 genome:
- a CDS encoding HAD family hydrolase produces MERYDLLYRLYGNFDADAVRDAQDFVDLLPPLGSPVALSHWQQVDDELAGKKDRIRRALSDGDRYAELAARATRDQAFTALDLYTKYGRAVNALVLDVDETLRSAGQTDNEIPREVLHLLTQFHERGVPIVICTGQTLENVKGFAIQGLGNELVHSGNVSIVYEAGTGVFTPGHGSDTKRLLYETLDDSVQSVFESVRGRVIRDLPDALRGGVHLQGNEFNVTLKPNFETGSDDAEEVIDGALVYLLDLLGEALTDDPAGSDWARAYFAARDPEIRDVLDTRDALPDSDAESEILDPVAQTLERVTVAYYHADAAELSAVDLNKAAGVRAALDVLGVDDPFVLVMGDSKSDLDVMRWAAANDCGLAAAPEHSSPGVLDHVRETDELVFPRGDAASVLRTAYALNLLVD; encoded by the coding sequence ATGGAGCGGTACGACCTCCTGTACAGACTGTACGGGAACTTCGACGCGGACGCGGTCCGGGACGCACAGGACTTCGTCGACCTCTTGCCGCCGCTCGGCTCGCCGGTGGCGCTGTCGCACTGGCAGCAGGTCGACGACGAACTCGCGGGGAAGAAAGACCGCATTCGCCGGGCGCTTTCGGACGGCGACCGCTACGCGGAACTCGCCGCGCGCGCGACGCGGGACCAGGCGTTCACCGCCCTCGACCTCTACACGAAGTACGGACGGGCGGTGAACGCGCTCGTCCTCGACGTGGACGAGACGCTGCGCTCTGCGGGCCAGACGGACAACGAGATTCCCCGCGAGGTGCTGCATCTCCTCACGCAGTTCCACGAGCGGGGCGTCCCCATCGTCATCTGCACCGGCCAGACCTTGGAGAACGTCAAGGGCTTCGCAATTCAGGGACTCGGCAACGAACTCGTCCACTCGGGGAACGTGAGCATCGTCTACGAGGCCGGCACCGGCGTCTTCACGCCCGGTCACGGCTCGGACACGAAGCGCCTCCTCTACGAGACGCTCGACGACTCGGTGCAGTCGGTCTTCGAATCGGTCCGCGGACGCGTCATCCGCGACCTCCCCGACGCGCTCCGCGGTGGCGTCCACTTGCAGGGAAACGAGTTCAACGTCACGCTCAAGCCGAACTTCGAGACCGGCAGCGACGACGCCGAGGAAGTCATCGACGGCGCGCTCGTCTACCTGCTGGACCTCCTCGGCGAGGCGCTCACCGACGACCCCGCCGGCTCCGACTGGGCGCGGGCGTACTTCGCGGCGCGCGACCCGGAGATACGCGACGTGCTCGACACCCGCGACGCGCTTCCCGACTCGGACGCGGAGTCGGAGATTCTGGACCCCGTCGCACAGACGCTCGAACGCGTGACGGTCGCGTACTACCACGCCGACGCCGCGGAGCTCTCGGCGGTCGACCTGAACAAGGCGGCGGGCGTCCGCGCCGCGCTCGACGTGCTCGGGGTGGACGACCCGTTCGTCCTCGTGATGGGCGATTCGAAGTCCGACCTCGACGTGATGCGGTGGGCAGCAGCAAACGACTGCGGGCTCGCGGCGGCTCCCGAGCACTCCTCGCCGGGCGTGCTCGACCACGTCCGCGAGACCGACGAACTGGTGTTTCCCCGCGGCGACGCCGCGTCGGTGCTCCGGACCGCCTACGCCCTCAATCTCCTAGTCGACTGA
- a CDS encoding DUF5799 family protein — protein sequence MAHWTDSIVGDRMTVDREFNEQVTNSRFNSQEWGLIMTATEFEIENADDPEAARIVADTEKVPQIIPELDNIRSQMGAMGGGGDDSSSGGGIVDSIKGALGMGGGGKKGEQEKLEAAERLTQEYADALQDHLEKKGKWNQVRVSYLE from the coding sequence ATGGCACATTGGACCGACAGCATCGTCGGCGACCGGATGACGGTGGACCGCGAGTTCAACGAGCAGGTGACGAACTCCCGGTTCAACAGTCAGGAGTGGGGGCTCATCATGACGGCGACGGAGTTCGAAATCGAGAACGCGGACGACCCCGAGGCGGCGCGCATCGTCGCCGACACCGAGAAGGTCCCGCAGATTATCCCCGAACTCGACAACATCCGCAGTCAGATGGGCGCGATGGGCGGCGGCGGCGACGACTCGTCGTCCGGCGGCGGCATCGTCGACTCCATCAAGGGCGCGCTCGGGATGGGCGGCGGCGGCAAGAAAGGTGAACAGGAGAAACTGGAGGCCGCGGAACGACTCACCCAAGAGTACGCCGACGCGCTCCAAGACCACCTCGAAAAGAAAGGCAAGTGGAACCAGGTCCGGGTCAGCTACCTCGAATAG
- a CDS encoding DUF7557 family protein, protein MPQIHLDDETVARLDALREDDEEYDDLINELMNIYEASERTLFHAGDEY, encoded by the coding sequence ATGCCGCAGATTCACCTCGACGACGAGACGGTCGCCAGACTCGACGCGCTCCGCGAGGACGACGAGGAGTACGACGACCTCATCAACGAACTGATGAACATCTACGAGGCGAGCGAACGGACGCTGTTCCACGCCGGCGACGAGTACTGA
- the fba gene encoding class II fructose-bisphosphate aldolase, whose protein sequence is MPFYGGEELATVYDEALDEGFGLIASNIAEPNIMMGLMEGADRMDSDLLLQMSGGACRFAGDGDAVAGLKAMGNYIETIAERYDIGVFLNMDHQTDLEFIEQQIELDIPSSIMIDASHEPFDENVATSREVVEMVEAAGSDVLIEAELGQIKGVEDEIEAEEAFYTDPEQAVEFVDKTGADLLAISVGTQHGVAKGKDLELRPDLANDIRQALRDHGLDTPLVLHGSSGVQPDQLQEMLKHGICKVNKDTRYQYEYTRTAYDRYNEEPNAIVPPEGVADARDTFFNETDWSPNKDVFDPRVAGRDIRERIADVHADLTEVSGSAGQSLFK, encoded by the coding sequence ATGCCGTTCTACGGCGGGGAGGAACTCGCCACAGTGTACGACGAGGCGCTCGACGAAGGATTCGGCCTCATCGCGAGTAACATCGCGGAGCCGAACATCATGATGGGTCTCATGGAGGGGGCCGACCGGATGGACTCGGACCTCCTGTTACAGATGAGCGGCGGGGCCTGTCGGTTCGCGGGCGACGGCGACGCCGTCGCGGGTCTGAAGGCCATGGGGAATTACATCGAGACCATCGCCGAGCGGTACGACATCGGCGTCTTCCTCAACATGGACCACCAGACGGACCTCGAGTTCATCGAGCAGCAGATCGAACTCGATATCCCGTCGTCCATCATGATCGACGCGTCCCACGAGCCGTTCGACGAGAACGTCGCCACGAGCCGCGAGGTCGTCGAGATGGTCGAGGCCGCGGGCTCCGACGTGCTCATCGAGGCCGAACTCGGCCAGATCAAGGGCGTCGAGGACGAAATCGAGGCCGAGGAGGCGTTCTACACGGACCCCGAACAGGCCGTCGAGTTCGTCGACAAGACGGGCGCGGACCTGCTGGCCATCTCCGTCGGCACGCAGCACGGCGTCGCCAAGGGCAAGGACCTCGAACTCCGTCCGGACCTCGCCAACGACATCCGGCAGGCCCTGCGCGACCACGGCCTCGACACGCCGCTGGTCCTCCACGGCTCCTCGGGCGTCCAGCCCGACCAACTGCAAGAGATGCTCAAACACGGCATCTGCAAGGTCAACAAGGACACCCGCTACCAGTACGAGTACACCCGCACCGCGTACGACCGCTACAACGAGGAACCGAACGCCATCGTCCCGCCCGAGGGCGTCGCGGACGCTCGCGACACGTTCTTCAACGAGACCGACTGGTCGCCGAACAAGGACGTGTTCGACCCCCGCGTCGCCGGTCGCGACATCCGCGAGCGCATCGCCGACGTGCACGCCGACCTGACCGAGGTCTCCGGCAGCGCCGGCCAGTCGCTGTTCAAGTAA
- the ptfB gene encoding fructose PTS transporter subunit IIB, which translates to MKLVAVTSCPTGIAHSQMAAENLLQAGERLGHDIDVEVQGAMGTQDELASDAIAEADAVIITSDTSVSRDRFDGKLVLKGTVKDGVNNAEAVVQKAVELAEAGKTGSVTFGSGDDGEDADVGADDSSDDADAAESDEPVRRGGDPEKGLFARLKKLFS; encoded by the coding sequence ATGAAACTCGTCGCAGTCACATCCTGTCCGACCGGAATCGCACACAGCCAGATGGCGGCCGAGAACCTCTTGCAGGCCGGCGAGCGCCTCGGCCACGACATCGACGTCGAGGTTCAGGGCGCGATGGGCACGCAGGACGAACTGGCCTCCGACGCCATCGCCGAGGCGGACGCGGTCATCATCACCTCGGACACGTCTGTCAGCCGCGACCGCTTCGACGGCAAACTCGTCCTCAAGGGGACGGTCAAAGACGGCGTGAACAACGCCGAGGCCGTCGTGCAGAAGGCCGTCGAACTCGCCGAGGCCGGCAAGACGGGTTCGGTCACGTTCGGAAGCGGTGACGACGGCGAGGACGCCGACGTCGGTGCCGACGACTCGTCCGACGACGCCGACGCCGCGGAGTCGGACGAGCCCGTGCGCCGCGGCGGCGACCCCGAAAAGGGGCTGTTCGCCCGCCTGAAGAAGCTGTTCTCGTAA
- the ptsP gene encoding phosphoenolpyruvate--protein phosphotransferase, with protein MTERTLSGIGVTPLSGVGTVVWYRPDADLPEPPAPVDVDAEAELARFEDARAAAEDELEAERERTAERVGEEEAAVFDAHVQFLNDPQITDGVSDAIESGLPAEHAVQETFTEFVEQFENMGGRMGERADDLRDVRDRLVRVLSDGERVDLSSLPEGSVVVAERLTPSDTAQLDPERVAGFVTVTGGRTSHAAIFARSLALPAIVGVGEELQSVEDGTEVVVDGESGDLVVDPSDERKEAAAAAADVDIRHEAVETADGVDIEVAANIGTLADLGPAVDRGADGVGLFRTEFLFLDRESPPDEDEQYEAYVEALESFDGGRVVVRTLDIGGDKPVPYLDLPDEENPFLGERGIRRSLGPDADLFETQVRALLRAAASADGANLSVMLPLVSTVEELRAGRERFESVAADLDAEGVANELPEFGIMVETPAAAFMADQFAPHVDFFSIGTNDLAQYVMAAERGNERVSELGDYRQPAVLRAIDATVSAAEGEDCWVGMCGEMAGDPDLTELLVGLGLDELSMSAVTVPQVKAAVAETDTADARDLAERVLQADTKAEVAEILTLDQ; from the coding sequence ATGACCGAACGAACCCTCTCCGGCATCGGCGTGACACCGCTTTCGGGCGTCGGCACCGTCGTCTGGTACCGCCCGGACGCGGACCTCCCCGAGCCGCCGGCCCCGGTAGACGTGGACGCGGAGGCCGAACTGGCCCGCTTCGAGGACGCCCGCGCGGCCGCCGAAGACGAACTCGAAGCCGAGCGCGAGCGGACCGCAGAACGCGTCGGCGAGGAGGAGGCGGCGGTGTTCGACGCGCACGTCCAGTTCCTCAACGACCCGCAGATAACCGACGGCGTCTCAGACGCCATCGAGAGCGGGCTCCCGGCCGAACACGCCGTTCAGGAGACGTTCACCGAGTTCGTCGAGCAGTTCGAGAACATGGGCGGTCGCATGGGCGAGCGCGCCGACGACCTCCGCGACGTGCGCGACCGACTCGTGCGCGTCCTCTCGGACGGCGAGCGCGTCGACCTCTCGTCGCTGCCGGAGGGGAGCGTCGTCGTCGCGGAGCGGCTCACGCCGAGCGACACGGCGCAACTCGACCCGGAGCGCGTCGCCGGCTTCGTCACCGTGACGGGCGGCCGCACCTCCCACGCGGCCATCTTCGCGCGCTCGCTCGCCCTGCCGGCCATCGTCGGCGTGGGCGAGGAGCTCCAGTCCGTCGAGGACGGCACCGAGGTCGTCGTCGACGGCGAGTCGGGCGACCTCGTGGTCGACCCGAGCGACGAGCGCAAGGAGGCCGCCGCGGCCGCCGCCGACGTTGACATCCGACACGAGGCGGTCGAGACCGCAGACGGCGTCGACATCGAGGTCGCCGCCAACATCGGCACGCTGGCGGACCTCGGGCCGGCCGTCGACCGCGGGGCCGACGGCGTCGGCCTGTTCCGCACCGAGTTCCTCTTCCTCGACCGCGAGTCGCCGCCGGACGAAGACGAGCAGTACGAGGCGTACGTCGAGGCGCTCGAATCGTTCGACGGGGGCCGCGTTGTCGTCCGAACCCTCGACATCGGCGGCGACAAGCCGGTCCCGTATCTCGACCTGCCGGACGAGGAGAACCCGTTCCTCGGCGAGCGCGGCATCCGCCGGTCGCTCGGTCCGGACGCGGACCTCTTCGAGACGCAGGTCCGCGCGCTCCTGCGCGCGGCGGCCAGCGCCGACGGCGCGAACCTGTCGGTGATGCTCCCGCTCGTCTCGACGGTCGAGGAGCTTCGCGCCGGCCGCGAGCGGTTCGAGTCGGTCGCCGCCGACCTCGACGCCGAGGGCGTCGCAAACGAACTGCCCGAGTTCGGCATCATGGTCGAGACGCCCGCCGCGGCGTTCATGGCCGACCAGTTCGCGCCGCACGTCGACTTCTTCAGCATCGGGACGAACGACCTCGCGCAGTACGTGATGGCCGCCGAGCGCGGCAACGAGCGCGTTTCTGAGCTCGGAGACTACCGGCAGCCGGCGGTCCTCCGCGCCATCGACGCCACCGTCTCGGCGGCCGAAGGTGAGGACTGCTGGGTCGGCATGTGCGGCGAGATGGCGGGCGACCCGGACCTCACCGAACTGCTCGTCGGGCTCGGCCTCGACGAACTGAGCATGAGCGCCGTGACGGTGCCGCAGGTCAAGGCGGCCGTCGCGGAGACCGACACCGCGGACGCCCGCGACCTCGCGGAGCGCGTCCTCCAGGCCGACACGAAGGCTGAAGTCGCGGAAATCCTTACACTAGACCAATGA
- the ptsH1 gene encoding phosphocarrier protein HPr: protein MERTVTVVPEDGLHARPASKFVETANKFDADVQLGRADEDDLVPAASMLAVTGLGVGHDESVRLVAEGDDAEAALDALEDILSTPEAKQ, encoded by the coding sequence ATGGAGCGAACCGTCACGGTCGTCCCCGAAGACGGGCTGCACGCCCGCCCGGCCTCGAAGTTCGTCGAGACCGCAAACAAGTTCGACGCCGACGTACAGCTCGGCCGCGCCGACGAGGACGACCTCGTCCCCGCCGCCAGCATGCTCGCCGTCACCGGCCTCGGCGTCGGCCACGACGAGTCCGTCCGACTCGTCGCCGAGGGCGACGACGCGGAAGCGGCACTCGACGCCCTAGAGGATATCCTTTCCACGCCTGAAGCCAAACAGTAA
- the ptfA gene encoding fructose PTS transporter subunit IIA, which produces MDVTDISTITPLELISLEEPPATKEGAIEFLLDLAVDAGRVDDRDAALDALLEREGEATTGVGFGIGIPHAKTDAVSKPTVAFARSAEGIDFDAMDDKPAKLLFMILVPAAGGEDHLQILSALSRSLMHEDVREKLLEAESKQTVQDVLAEVVE; this is translated from the coding sequence ATGGACGTCACTGACATCAGCACCATCACACCGCTCGAACTGATATCGCTCGAAGAGCCGCCGGCGACGAAGGAGGGGGCCATCGAGTTCCTCCTCGACCTCGCGGTCGACGCCGGTCGCGTCGACGACCGCGACGCCGCGCTCGACGCCCTCCTCGAACGCGAGGGGGAGGCGACGACCGGCGTCGGCTTCGGCATCGGCATCCCGCACGCGAAGACCGACGCCGTCTCGAAGCCGACGGTCGCCTTCGCGCGCTCGGCCGAGGGCATCGACTTCGACGCCATGGACGACAAGCCGGCGAAGCTCCTCTTTATGATTCTCGTCCCCGCGGCGGGCGGCGAGGACCACCTACAGATTCTGAGCGCCCTCTCGCGGTCGCTCATGCACGAGGACGTGCGCGAGAAGCTCCTCGAAGCCGAGAGCAAACAGACCGTCCAGGACGTGCTCGCCGAGGTGGTCGAGTGA
- the ptfC gene encoding fructose PTS transporter subunit IIC codes for MANDAEDAVRSYLTSVKEDLMTGVSFMIPFVTIGGIFLALGYAVASLSNNVQDVFNSTGTAGWFLAQIGVAGLTLMVPVLGAYIAYAIADRPGLAPGFILSYIIQQGNVLQAAGDVIGLQGGSAGAGYLGAIVAGFLAGIVARWFKQRDVPEFIAPMMPVLLIPVATTAVLTPVMLFVLGVPISIANAGLTEFLSNMQGGGQAILLGGILGAMMAADMGGPINKVAYVFSVGLISEGVTAPMAAVMIAGMVPPIGLALSNFIAPQKYAAEMYENAKSGVLLGFSFITEGAIPYAAADPARVIPSVVAGSAVAGAASMALGVNMPAPHGGIFVVPLSNQPFMFIACILLGSIVTAVIATAIKPNFDAKMAAQSSDD; via the coding sequence ATGGCAAACGACGCAGAAGACGCAGTTCGGTCCTACCTCACTTCGGTGAAGGAGGACCTGATGACCGGGGTATCGTTCATGATTCCGTTCGTGACCATCGGCGGAATCTTCCTTGCGCTGGGCTACGCGGTAGCCTCGCTTTCGAACAACGTACAAGACGTGTTCAACAGCACGGGGACCGCCGGCTGGTTCCTCGCGCAGATCGGCGTCGCTGGGCTGACGCTTATGGTTCCGGTGCTCGGCGCGTACATCGCGTACGCTATCGCCGACCGTCCGGGCCTCGCACCGGGCTTCATCCTGTCGTACATCATCCAGCAGGGTAACGTCCTGCAGGCGGCCGGTGACGTCATCGGTCTCCAGGGCGGCTCCGCCGGCGCGGGCTACCTCGGCGCTATCGTCGCCGGGTTCCTCGCCGGCATCGTCGCGCGCTGGTTCAAGCAGCGCGACGTGCCCGAGTTCATCGCACCGATGATGCCCGTGCTCCTCATCCCGGTCGCGACGACCGCGGTGCTCACGCCCGTCATGCTGTTCGTGCTGGGCGTCCCGATTTCCATCGCGAACGCGGGACTCACCGAGTTCCTGAGCAACATGCAGGGCGGCGGACAGGCGATTCTCCTCGGGGGCATCCTCGGGGCGATGATGGCGGCCGACATGGGCGGCCCTATCAACAAGGTCGCCTACGTGTTCTCCGTCGGCCTCATCTCCGAGGGCGTTACTGCACCGATGGCCGCGGTCATGATTGCGGGGATGGTCCCGCCCATCGGTCTCGCGCTGTCGAACTTCATCGCGCCGCAGAAGTACGCGGCCGAGATGTACGAGAACGCCAAGAGCGGCGTGCTCCTCGGCTTCTCGTTCATTACCGAGGGCGCGATTCCGTACGCGGCCGCCGACCCGGCCCGCGTCATTCCCAGCGTCGTCGCGGGCAGCGCCGTCGCCGGCGCGGCCTCGATGGCGCTCGGCGTGAACATGCCGGCTCCGCACGGCGGCATCTTCGTGGTTCCGCTGTCGAACCAGCCGTTCATGTTCATCGCGTGCATCCTGCTGGGCTCCATCGTGACCGCCGTCATCGCGACGGCCATCAAGCCGAACTTCGACGCCAAGATGGCGGCCCAGAGCTCCGACGACTGA
- the pfkB gene encoding 1-phosphofructokinase, translated as MILTVTPNPAVDHTIHFDEPLQTGVVHRTDDAVFTAGGKGINVAKYASALDADVTASGFLGGHFGKFVRDRLDADGIASDFVTVDADTRLNTTVLAADGEYKLNHNGPQIRAADVDELVETAQANEPDTLLVGGSLPPGMSLSDVDRLARAGDWKIAVDMGGEYLAELDADYYVCKPNRSELAAATGRTVETEADAVEAAEELHARGFEYVLASLGADGALLVTDDEVLSAPALDVEVVDTVGAGDAVMSGFLAAREHGLSDADALRMGVLTASRVVGVAGTRVPDLEDVLTNETHVEVTTVRTR; from the coding sequence ATGATTCTCACAGTTACCCCGAACCCAGCAGTCGACCACACGATTCACTTCGACGAACCGCTTCAGACCGGCGTCGTCCACCGGACCGACGACGCGGTGTTCACCGCCGGCGGCAAGGGTATCAACGTCGCCAAGTACGCCTCGGCGCTCGACGCCGACGTGACCGCCTCGGGCTTTCTCGGCGGCCACTTCGGGAAGTTCGTCCGCGACCGACTCGACGCCGACGGCATCGCCTCGGACTTCGTCACCGTCGACGCGGACACGCGGCTGAACACGACTGTGCTCGCGGCCGACGGCGAGTACAAACTCAATCACAACGGCCCGCAGATTCGTGCAGCCGACGTGGACGAACTCGTCGAGACCGCGCAGGCGAACGAGCCCGACACGCTGCTCGTCGGCGGCAGTCTCCCGCCGGGGATGTCGCTTTCCGACGTGGACAGGCTCGCCCGCGCGGGCGACTGGAAAATCGCGGTGGACATGGGCGGCGAGTACCTCGCGGAACTGGACGCCGACTACTACGTCTGCAAACCCAATCGCTCTGAGCTCGCGGCGGCGACGGGCCGGACCGTCGAGACCGAAGCCGACGCCGTCGAGGCCGCCGAGGAGCTTCACGCGCGCGGATTCGAGTACGTGTTGGCGTCGCTCGGCGCGGACGGCGCGCTCCTCGTCACCGACGACGAGGTGCTCTCCGCGCCCGCGCTCGACGTGGAGGTCGTGGACACGGTCGGCGCGGGCGACGCCGTCATGTCCGGCTTCCTCGCCGCGCGCGAACACGGCCTCTCGGACGCCGACGCGCTCCGAATGGGCGTGCTGACCGCGTCCCGCGTCGTCGGCGTCGCCGGGACCCGCGTCCCGGACCTCGAAGACGTGCTGACGAACGAAACGCACGTCGAGGTGACGACCGTTCGGACCCGGTGA
- the glpR gene encoding HTH-type transcriptional regulator GlpR yields MLPAERKRRIVELVSDSDGRSVESLSDHLGYSKATIRRDLRELEDRGLIERSHGGAVPVTSVGREQTYGQKEVQNLEGKRAIADRAVEELAEGQVVFFDAGTTTMEVARKVPKDGTILGVTNSPRLAIELNEEDNEVKLTGGTLRRRTKALVGPTAESFMERTNFDLLFLGTNALDVESGLTTPNEDEARMKELMVEKAAKVVLVADLSKLGRRSFVQFASLEEIDLFITDGTLDADSREEIESAGVTVVDGVAR; encoded by the coding sequence AACGCCGTATCGTCGAACTCGTCTCCGACTCGGACGGTCGGTCGGTCGAGTCGCTGTCAGACCATCTCGGCTACTCGAAGGCGACGATACGTCGTGACCTGCGCGAACTCGAAGACCGTGGGCTCATCGAGCGGTCGCACGGCGGGGCCGTCCCCGTGACCTCCGTCGGGCGCGAGCAGACCTACGGCCAGAAGGAAGTACAGAATCTCGAAGGGAAACGCGCAATCGCGGACCGCGCGGTCGAGGAACTGGCCGAGGGGCAGGTCGTGTTCTTCGACGCCGGGACGACCACGATGGAGGTGGCCCGCAAGGTCCCCAAGGACGGGACGATACTCGGCGTCACCAACTCGCCGCGGCTCGCCATCGAACTGAACGAGGAGGACAACGAGGTCAAACTCACGGGCGGGACGCTCCGCCGGCGGACGAAGGCGCTCGTGGGACCGACCGCGGAGTCGTTCATGGAGCGGACGAACTTCGACCTGCTGTTCCTCGGCACGAACGCCTTAGACGTGGAATCCGGCCTCACGACTCCGAACGAGGACGAGGCGCGGATGAAAGAGCTGATGGTCGAGAAGGCCGCGAAGGTCGTCCTCGTCGCGGACCTCTCGAAGCTCGGTCGACGGAGCTTCGTCCAGTTCGCATCGCTCGAAGAGATTGACCTGTTTATCACCGACGGGACGCTCGACGCCGACTCGCGCGAGGAGATAGAGAGCGCGGGCGTCACCGTCGTCGACGGAGTCGCACGATGA